The DNA window GACCGTCGGTTCGGCGGCCGCTTGCTGCATCTCAAAACCGTCGGCCGTATGAAAGGCCTGGAGCGCTTGGTCGGGCGAAAGCGGGGCGATGCGGGGCAACTCCTGGGAGTAGTCCCGGTCGACCGAATCCGGCGGAGCAGCCATGACAGCAGCCGCCAGCAAGCTGGCCAGCGCCGCGGCGCCGCCGAGGGTGATTCGTCGCATCCACAGGACAGGGGCAGGGAGCAGTGCACGCAGCGGCATGGACAGGTTCCTTGTTCGCTAGAATCGCAGTTGGTAACGCCGCCAGGATTCGCTCCAGGTACTCCGCGGGAGCCCAGCGTCGCTTGCTGTGAATAAAGCGAACCGCGAGCAGGGCATGCAGGGAGAACGACTGGCCAAGGGCGACAGGTTTGCTAAACGGGGGCGGCAAGCGACGTTCCAGGGGACAGATCGCGCCGGCCGGTGGGGCATCCGCAGAAGGAAAAAGTCGCCGCAGATGCGAGGATTGAAACGGCAGGAAATCTTCGCTTAGTGGTGCCTCAAGTTTCAATTTCAGGTTTGGCCATTTTCGCGCGAGCCGCTGTTCCTTTTAGTTAACCGTGGCTATCGCCAAAACGGCTAATTGGAAGAACCCGAACTCTTTGCCTTGACGCAGCACTCGTGGTGCGTCAAACCATAAAATCAGGTTTCTCTCAATCAGCCGCCGGGCGCTAGCCCACGGTTTTCTTGGCAGCACAGCAGCACGGCCGAAATCGCTCACTCGAAGATTGAAGTTTGACGCAGCATTAGTGTAAACCATCGGTAATCGCCTGTCTCTATTTAGAAACGACAGAATGCGGCGCCCAGGTACGGCGTCGCAAAATGGCCTGGCTGGATGCCGCTGGCTAGTGGAAGAGAAGAGCTCGCCTGGTAGCAGGCCTTAGCCGGTGGGGAACTGGCGGCAGTACTCGTAGAGCGCCATGGCGGCGGCGGTGGCGACGTTGTAGCTGAACGGCAGGCCCCACACGGGAATCTCGACCGTGGCGTCGAGCAGGGAAAGGACGTCGTCGGTCAGTCCGGTCCGTTCGTGACCCAGCACCAGGATGGTTTTTCGCTCGTAGGAAAAGTGGTGCAGGTTCTGCGAGCTGGTTGTCTGCTCCAGCCCAACCAGCGTGTAGCCTTCGGCCTTATACTTTTTGAGCACCGGCGGCAGAGAATTGCGCCGTTCGATGAAAACCTGTTCGGCGCCGTCCCTCGCGATTTTGGGATCGATCTTCGCCGAGCCGCAAACGATCATCCGCGTGACGCCGCAACAGCTGGCCAGTCGCACCACGCGCGACAGGTTGATGTTGCTGCGCAGCACCGGGCAGGCCACGAGAATCTCCCGAGGGCGTTCCAGCGGGGACAGCGGCTTGTGACGCAGGTGTTCGAATTCGCTCATGGCGCATACCAGGCAGGCCAGGGCGGAGCGGGACCTGAGCCCGCCCGCCGGTTACTTGACCGAACTTACGGCACGATAAAAGCCTGCAGAATAAACGCTGGCAGTTAGTGAATGCCCTGGTCGCCCAGGTAGCGTTCCGCGTCGAGGGCCGCCATGCAGCCGGTGCCGGCGGAGGTGATGGCCTGGCGATAGTAATCGTCGGCCACATCGCCAGCGGCGAACACGCCGTCGACGCTGGTGTTGGTGCGATACGGTTTGGTCCAGCGAATGTAGCCGGCCTCGTTCATATCGAGCTTACCGCCCAGGAAGGCGGTGTTGGGCGTATGGCCGATCGCCAGG is part of the Lignipirellula cremea genome and encodes:
- a CDS encoding TrmH family RNA methyltransferase gives rise to the protein MSEFEHLRHKPLSPLERPREILVACPVLRSNINLSRVVRLASCCGVTRMIVCGSAKIDPKIARDGAEQVFIERRNSLPPVLKKYKAEGYTLVGLEQTTSSQNLHHFSYERKTILVLGHERTGLTDDVLSLLDATVEIPVWGLPFSYNVATAAAMALYEYCRQFPTG